In the Argiope bruennichi chromosome 8, qqArgBrue1.1, whole genome shotgun sequence genome, aattttccatcaaaaCTGACTTAGAAATTGTTATTCGGCAGTCTGACCTTAAACTTTATTTacagtataataaataatgaggAAAAAGCCAGAGAGATTCAAACTTCTAACTCAATATATCAcagcataataatattttcaaatttatttattcatgtggTTTGTTTTGATCCGATTGATATTATCGGCAATTTCATTCTGTGCATAACAACTTTTAAATCCCCCTGTTTATAGAAAGTATACTAGCCCAAAAGCattcttaattgaaatatttacttttgatagATAGCATAAATTACGAGGTTAagtcaaaattcaataaacaaaaccttctttaaacaataaaatttgtaaaagagaaAAGGTTACCAGACTACGTTGATACCAAGCAACAATTTGTTGGTTTTCCCACTTCTATTTCCTAAAGTTACgcattagtaaaaaatataaacaattactcattaaatattcttaaaattaattttgaagcattaGTTTCGAAACTTTATTAATTACCTTTtccatattttgctttttaatagcaaaaaaaaaaaaaaaaaagaatataatgctttataattttttatttaaatgtacctTTTACCTAAAAAATTATTCGTACGAGGTGCAACCAAAAGGCTTCATGACTGATGTCCTACTTAGACTAAAATACGTATACCGCAGGTCTTGCCAAATACTGCTTTGAAACTTCCCACATATGCgtcggccgcggtggcctggtggtaaggtctcggcttcgtaaCTGGAGGGTTTCCAGTTCGAGAccgattccacggaagaaccgtcgtgtaaggggggtctgttgcacgttaaatccgtcctgaccaaacgtcctcccactggtgtggagaggcgggtgccagctcaggtgtcgtcctcgtcatctgaccttggttcaaaatgacgaggtcggtcctaaaatagcccaagttttgcttcaaacaggacgttaatataactaaacctaaaccCACACATGCGCCAAAAGTTTCAAAGGTTGTAGCTCCCACCACTTTTGTATAGCATAGCTTCGAAAAATGTATGCATTGTTGTGCTGACGTCACAATCTTTTATGATGGAGAAAGTTAAACATAGAATTTCTACCAAGTTTTGTGAAAAGCTTGGCGATACCTGTTATGAAAATAATGGAAAGTCAAAAATAGTATGAGCCGTATGAGAGGTTTATAAGTTATTCAGACTTTTTTTAATGCGATTGCGAAAGGATCGAATGATTTACAAAacattgtggtgaatagcatataagccagttaacaactcttctacctgAACGATCGTTTtagtataatggtttagttactggactgctaaccacaaggtcccaggttctattctcgcgcaTCGCATAACGCTTCAAcatcaataaatgtcaaaatatccaATATGGGCATTGATAATGAAATTCATCAAATCACTGCTAGTGACACTATTGGTGAATTATTTGAAGAGTACAATTTTATTTGTGGCGCAGTTCAGGCCAATCtgactaaaattttgattatgagaGATATATGATTACAAACTTTATATCGAAACTGCTCTCTGTGGACtaaaaattatatcagttttcAGCTGCGTTAAATCTTCTTCAATGTGCTAAAAACGaagataacatttataaaaacgaTTTTCTAACAGGGGAAGAATCGTTGGTTTGATTCAAGATCCTTGATCTATGATTCAAGGAAATAGAGCATTCAAACAGATGGAGAGCAGTTTTCAATTGAGCTACCTCTGGCTTTATAAAAGCAACTCCGTTTTTCTAGGTAGGTAATGTAAGAAAACAATAGGAATTTTTTGGCGCAAAAGTCACTTTGACTATGGCAAACATACAGTATTATATAAAACTCtgaatcaaaatgcaaaaatgtttgaGTCTTTCACACgttgattaaaaaaacatgaatgataaagttaaaaaatgattaccataaatgcaatgaataaaaatgcaaaatcgagctaaaaaaatataaaactaaagttACTTTCTCttcagaattaaaatacaaagacagagaaataaaaatatagtgtcaatagagattgcaataccggtataccgggataccgaataccagtattttgagccatttgtacaattttgtaataccggtattcacaagtttaaataccgatttttcggtatttactagaaatttttttaattgtaatttttaaaattgtccagggatcgccaacatagcaaaatagtatgcgtttttgtttttatgtctccctaacgggtgaaattaattagattgtgaatacaaagttgcatcgtactatcaagagaagtgataaaatgctgtatgacaatggattgtaaaaccctccaccTTCAGCGCATGCGTAAGTATGGGTTTACTTTGAAAAcataggagtgagaggaaagatgaaaggagatgtttaggaggagattcaaaacacgttggagcagtttactcctaatgatggaacgatttttgaaactgagatatCCAAttcaaaagcaataatcgacttaaaccagcaaattaatttttccgatagtgaattcgacttaatatccagaactggttgttataacttaatataaactaaatttattattaaaactggctgttgaggtaTTATgccggagagattctaatttattaacagctaatgcaacaataaatttcatgttgcagtcactgaaagaacagcacacatcactatctgaagaattatatattacattgaaaaatcgcacagaagaaaggcataccgaaatagaaaatgtcttacggtatttacataattataattattttcaaaatgtaaaagaagaaaagagactaaccaattcaaatctgatcaagtttatagtaaattttcttaaaattttttttacccacaaacttatccacattcagaagaattcggtacagttatcggagATTATCATGGCAcaaatgtcgatagtgaaaaggaattgtcccttgaataaaaattagaattagcgataaataaaaaatattcaacaaaccaaaatataatacagaaatcagctatatcccaAACCATCCGACCagtaatcgattttttttgaagatgaggtatttagaagtaaatatttggaaaaagtatatcacaaattgctaacagtaccaccaactatcgtagatgccgaaagagcgttttcgacaactgataatttttgcccaaaattacattccaggcttaatgacagtacaattggtgcattatgtttttaagatcacatttcaaaaatttgcaatagtaccacagactgaatggtgatattaacacttttttgtttatctaaacattattattgtcAGACTCTCcgctgaacactctatacactttcagtgggtcccctcacattttggtttaaatggtaatgagatagcggataatttagctaagactgcctcagctgacatatttcatggtgatgcaacactaacttattctgaaatctcctctatcaaaaagatggggtcgagtgcactttggagagtcccacctgctcacccttggtactttggtaagagtcccgattggtgtcaccgtctgaatatctctagaaaacagcaaacggctcctctctctcgttttttaagtggacacaccaaatccctcatctTCCAACACGGatggaggatctttgctgaatatccttggtgcaaggcagatcaagcctcccccagacatatttttaaatgtttaaattttacgattttttgaGGTTTTAAGGGATCCGcaattgtttttggactttttagagatctttggtttcatggaggtggtatcgTGCAGCTATACAACcttggatcagaaacaacaacagcacttttttgctatttaaataaataagacgttcctttacttttttgggattctttataaatcgttataatttatatgttacaaattatttttgtgatatttacactctcttataaaaccggtaaataaaacaaagaaacacctgtgttttctttcttttcctaaaatttctaatatcggtatcacggtattaagatctaaaaaatatcgaataccggtattggacttttggtccggtattgcaatccctaagtgtcaaagaaaagaaagagtCGAACTtgctatgaaattaaaaattatctttataaatttggaacaaataagataaaaagaaacaaaaattaaaaaacaaacaacacaacaatatatcgatttttttattccgttgaaataatataatttaattttagcttgGGCTCCTTCAGGGGAGATGGAGGCGGCtccattttctcaaatttctatAGAAAAGGCAGGGGTTGCGACTTTTTAACTTTCAGCACATATGTGGAAATGTTAAAGGTCAATATTTACCAAACGTTTTCACCCTGCGTGTTTTAGCTTTGACTCTACGGCACCAGTCATGATACTTTCTGATcacgttttttttaaagataatttcgaTACAAAGAAAGCTTTTagctttgataaataatttataaatttctgtagtTTAGAAGTTTTTCCAAGATTATTTTATACTGACTTCAAAACAGTTggttaacttttatataattattaacattttgggTATAAATGTATCAGTAACATCTCTGTATATACATTAAGTAACTAACCCTCAACTAGGGTTTgtcggttttcaaacccggttttatgaagtaaatttgtcacattcgaaaatcaggttttaaattaagaaaaccggttttccggaacgcCTAAATATTCCtcgtcttcaaaaaaaaaaaaaaaaaaaaaaaaaatatcggttGAAACCGATTTTTCTAGCAGCTGAAGGTTTAAGGCGTTAAAATgccaatttattaataattgaaggtatatttgaatttctgttaattgaactaaaaaatttaaacactgaaataagtttgaaattattatattagaacgaattcaagaaagaagacaagtagaattatcaactcttttgctgtatttgcaaaatccacaaaacatttctagtttaGCGAAGAAGTCTAGTGTATTTTCTTTAggttcaaaaaccgaaattattaagttgtCTGgtaagatattgtctagaatatatCCAAATTCTTAtatggaaaccgattctgatgaagagcaaatcgaagataCCACATGagagtaatgctttttaaaaagaagccatagtaaaatcaattcataagtttcttgaagatcctgaacaaaaatttacaatcgaaagacactgaaagctgaattttcgttatttgaggcaacgaataaaataacaaaaacacttagatttgttatttgataccctaaaaattataaaaccaagcTCAATAGCTAGTGaatgagtattttcaatttcaggcaatattatgTCCAAAATAAGAATAAGTCTTAGTCACCgttcagtgaatattttaatcctattttcttaggagaaatgaaaattaatgaaaataatataaatattatttaaaattttttgtttgaattttcgttattttgtgtaagtaatatgtatatgcaatccttaatttttatttatgttttgactttgatattgattttttgttattttatataaattaaaatatctttccttattctatttttttttataaaaaatcgaaaaccggctaaaaccggttttttttggaaatattgaattcgaaaaccggtttttcaaaaagtcggtttttgtataaaccctaccctcaacttatattttaattttccacagaaaatattttgatttctataaaatttcaatcatgGTCTAATAAAAtcactattctttttttttttttgcttaatgtCTCTGGAATGTGGTGTAAATATGTTTCCTTTAACATATTATTTGACAACTTCTAGAAGATTTCCTTTTTGACAatttgtttatatgaaaattatttaaacattgttttcattttagctTGTCTAAGTGAAGGTGGCACTTGGGGACGCAATAATGGCACATTTTCATGCTTTGGATATGAAGCAATCAATGGGAAATGCATAAGTAATTAGTTCCATTGCCACTAACAAGAAAATGAAGAACTGTAGTATAAAGTCTTACTCTGTAAAATGAAGAGACGATGACTCGAGAAATTACACTGtctatttctattaaagaaaaatttggctttaaaataagagcatactaattatttttctatttttattgtttatatggaaggaatttctctttcaaatgtaATTGTCACAATATTGTCTCTTATTTTCAGACTTCTTTACCGATGTAATTTGAGAAATGTTAATTTAGACTGTATCAGCATATTTACACGACCTACTCTCATATGGCTTATATCGAAAAACTGGTTGTAAAAAGTTATAAAAGCGATGTACTTATTATAAACCAGAggaagtggtctcccaaaaactttcttgcatactctataataaagatgtttcccagtgaatgccttgcatggcagtggcacacaatagttacggaatattaaccttcgacttgaatttagcattttcattaaatatatcattgGATTGGATTAGGTAATCCTTGGGGAGTGTTTTGATGATTAATCCATAGTATCCgatcaaaagtatccaaaaatcgaattcgatTTCAGACGCGTTCTTCAAAgtcgattggaacaaaaattacaattaaagtcacaaaatcacgtaactaattcgatatatttaaatcattattacatTTTGGCATTATCAGGTTTACATGTTTCTCAAGACCGGCAAATGATAAACATCCtagttggattttgctcaaaatttgataggcagtTGTtatatctgtgtaccgaattttatctatctagctctcttccttttgcaATTATTATGCTAACTTAAATTCGAACCGCCGGACAGATACTTTCTTTTTCAgaacgaaatttattcaaaatttgatagaaatctacaaatttggtcgtagTTCcatcatctagctcaaagagattttatctttgttacagagatttttcaaaaatgtgcttttcgaactcggTGAGGTCTAAAACTTGTAAATTCTTCagaatcactatttttttttttttttaatgattacactattttctctgtacttcgtatacgagaaaataaaaaaaattaagattcttttGATTATTGAGTGAAGCATACTACTGTAGAAAGTTTTTCAACTTTTCGTAGTAAGATTGATAGTATTATGATAATACATTTCCTCGCATTCGATTTGCTGATAACAATGTCAATGATTTGACTTTAAGGTTTCTATTTATATAGAGTTTATCGGTTGGGTCTTGAGTGGAACCAAGAGAAGCTGTCAGCttagaaatatctttaatgtTAACGAAAACAGTTTTGATTTCTTTAAGTAGGGCAAAGTCCAGTAGGCTGTTTCAGTCTTCTTTTGACATCGATGTGGCTAAtgactggttttttttttctaggtacCTGAATAGGGGGTGATTctacattataatattattgagTAATTCTAGTATTAATCACAtgcatttattaagtaatttactAATCTTTTctgaatatgttaataaataattcttccaatttttttctacTCACATTTAACACATAATGAAAAAAggcatccatttaaaaaaaattatattgcagtgtaaaatacaacatttataacccacaaagaaaaaaaaaacagtatataataaaacatttttaatcatagCAATTGTAAATGACTAGCTATTAGCACAATCAGACATTCACTTCCgtttaatcttcaaattaatGACTGtactatactttttaaataaacctaTGTTTCTATACAAATTGGAAGTTTTTTCCTACAGCCCATATAAACTTAAACCTTAACTATGAGATCAATTTTTCTAGCATTGAGATTGATATTCTTGTTATACCATGTGAAACAAACTTTaacttgctttatattttttgtatagagAATCTAATatgctgttaaatattttattagttcttCATTGTTAATTATATGATCTAgtcttctttttcattaattctgCCTAGCAGtcaaaacaattcattttcagTGAAAGAATAATTAGAATAGAGTAATCTGAagagcaaaaaatttttttataataaatcaataaaatacacaaaacctgttttaaaaactttatttttttatcatatacaacttaactatatatatatatttctttggcGAGTTTTAATTATAGTGTGCATTTgcttataacttaaaaaattttaaaccatacCTTAAGTCAATTGAATTATAAGTGCTAATAATTTATGatggcaataattttttttaaaaaacaaaagtttcatgattaacatataaatatatgcacATTTAAAAACCAtacaaaccaaaaataaaaatccattcaaatggcaatatcatttaaagatatttagagaaatatttacaaatttcaacgAGTATTGCAaccatcaaaattataaatacccAATTTTAATAAGActataaaccaaaaaaataataataaataaaagaaaatttatacagTAATATTTGCCTTTGATTGTATTCATTAATAAAGAGTCAACAGCAGGGCTTCTTATACATTTTCCAATTGCAATCCATTtgcaaatagaataatttttcccTATTCCTTTCATATCAGTGATagttaaacttattaaatttgaataaaacaatgGAGCATtaatcaaagataaattaaatgaattattaaaccattttattaaaatctttaaaattagatGATTTTCTTAGTCAGTTATGCTtgtgaatgttaaaaattaagataatctGCAAGTTTCTTAAACtccaatatttttctatataatcatATATTCCTTAACCAGAGTTTAACAAGCCCTGATCTATGAATACATAAACTGATTCAATCATCGCTTTTTCTTAAAGCAGGCTTGACACAAAGTCTTTGGGCGACTTTTACCATCTGTAACTTCATGCTGCCACTGTGCACCAGAATTTTCTGGTCCGGGTCGTACAACACCACAAACAGCACAGCAGCCACAGCGACCACATACCCACTTTCCTTGTGGCAGTGCCTTCAAACCTACACAGAAAGTATGATACCCTCTATCACACACATCACAGAATAGCATTTTATCTTCATCATTAGGATCACGACATTGTGAGCAAACTTTGCAATCAGTACATTGCCATGGATATGTCTTTAGTACATCCACAACATCTGCTGTCAGATCTACACAGGATGGATGCACACTATTTTCACAATCAGCACAATGAACCAAGTCTCCTCCTTTTTTACAAACCTTACAAACAGCATCAGGTCTGGCATCCGAGCCAGAGCTACTGTCTTCGCGGCTTGAACTACAACAGGATCCATCTGAGCTTTCCTCCGAATCAGATGGGCTGCCATCAGAGCCAGCTTTTACAGTTGGAAGCTCTTTCAAAGGTCCGTAAAGGACAGTATTAACAGGTAAATATTTAAGTTCATCAGAtgtatattctttataataatccTGATACTGTCCTGGGAGAAGGGCAACAGGATATTTGCCAGGTTTGCCACGGGTTACAGCAGGTTTGTTTGTACGGCCTGGATAATGAATGGTGAAAGTTTGCAAGTCCATACAAGAACGACGCTCCTCTCGACGTTCTTGGTTCAAATGAGCATTGTACTCTGCAGCTGATTTTACTGCTTTTTTCACCAGATCTACCATTTTGGTCTTGTCAGAAGTAGCTGCAGCAGCATATTCACGGTGTTTTTCACTGAGGTTTTTCTGCTGTTTCTCTCTTAAAACCCGTACATATTCCTGGTAGCGATCTGGGTAATCTTTACTCATTAATTCAAGAACTTCCTCAGATCTCAGAGCAGTGAGACCGAGATCACATTGCATCTCACTGACAACATTGcgatcttttaaaaattgcttttcatccATTTCTACAGTTCTACGTGAAAGATCTGGATATTTTCgtttaaaagatttaacattGAGATAATCACAAATTTGTTCTTGGAGAATGTAGTACTCACCATTTTCTTGGGGC is a window encoding:
- the LOC129980499 gene encoding PHD finger protein 10-like, which produces MEPSAESSNWIPTSFSTTSETGDSLSSFQSPTTPVTTDQQSDDQSFDAISRQKLNLMGVGTPKSALFEDDTRSSWSVEPPKTQTQTEIPPDEDSQNSVASSQKSSLKRRCSDDEEKEQSAFPPENLFEYMWPQENGEYYILQEQICDYLNVKSFKRKYPDLSRRTVEMDEKQFLKDRNVVSEMQCDLGLTALRSEEVLELMSKDYPDRYQEYVRVLREKQQKNLSEKHREYAAAATSDKTKMVDLVKKAVKSAAEYNAHLNQERREERRSCMDLQTFTIHYPGRTNKPAVTRGKPGKYPVALLPGQYQDYYKEYTSDELKYLPVNTVLYGPLKELPTVKAGSDGSPSDSEESSDGSCCSSSREDSSSGSDARPDAVCKVCKKGGDLVHCADCENSVHPSCVDLTADVVDVLKTYPWQCTDCKVCSQCRDPNDEDKMLFCDVCDRGYHTFCVGLKALPQGKWVCGRCGCCAVCGVVRPGPENSGAQWQHEVTDGKSRPKTLCQACFKKKR